The following are encoded together in the Bradymonas sediminis genome:
- a CDS encoding cyclic nucleotide-binding domain-containing protein codes for MSAIIDQAVRKSPLFKDLNEQWKKRLMRAASVQPYEVGEVIIEEGAQVNSLYIVLSGEVRVWSRIGERVVELETLGSGAYLGEVSLLSGKKATASVEALSENVGVLAIGRDILLELLAENSDIRRVLEDTTMQRAKDTIGKVLS; via the coding sequence ATGAGCGCAATTATCGACCAAGCCGTCCGCAAATCGCCGCTATTTAAGGACCTCAATGAGCAATGGAAGAAGCGCCTGATGCGCGCCGCGTCGGTTCAGCCTTATGAGGTGGGTGAGGTGATCATTGAGGAGGGCGCGCAGGTCAACTCGCTCTATATCGTGCTCAGCGGCGAGGTGCGGGTCTGGTCGCGCATCGGCGAGCGCGTGGTGGAGTTGGAGACGCTGGGGTCCGGGGCGTATCTGGGCGAGGTGTCGTTGCTCAGCGGCAAGAAAGCCACCGCCAGCGTCGAGGCGCTCAGCGAGAACGTCGGCGTCCTGGCGATTGGTCGAGACATCCTATTGGAGTTGCTCGCCGAAAATAGTGATATCCGCCGTGTGCTCGAAGACACCACGATGCAGCGCGCCAAAGACACGATCGGCAAAGTCCTGAGCTAA